The Halofilum ochraceum DNA window CGGCTGCCGAGCATCTGCATGTCGTTGCAGACAATCTCGGTGGAGTAGCGGTCGTTGCCCTGCTGGTCCTGGTACTTCTTGGTCTGCATCCGGCCCTCGATGTAGACCTGCGAGCCCTTCTGCAGGTACTCGCCCATGATCTCGGCGAGCCGGTTGAAGGCCGCGACGCGCACCCACTCGGTACGCTCCTGCTGTTCGCCGCTGTTGCGGTCTTTCCACGTTTCCGACACGGCGATGCGGATATTCGTGATCGCGGTACCGCTCGGCGTGTACCGCGTTTCGGGATCGGCACCGAGGTTGCCGATGAAAATGCACTTGTTGACGCCTCTTGCCACGTTGGCCTCCTCAAAGGACCCCGGCCGGCGCGGCCGGGGCCCGGATTACACGAAACGTGATATGACCGGCCTAGCGATACCGCAGGGCGGACAGCTTCGTTCCCTCCTCGATGGTCTGGACCGTCTCGAGGAAGCACTCCTCCTCGGCCAGATCCGGGCGGTGCAGGTCGTACCAAAGGACCAGCATCCCCTCCTTGGCGCGGTACCGGAGCTTCGCCTTGATCGGGTAGGCCGGGGAGCCGTCGAACGGGCGCAGCAGCACGTAGAAGTGCTCCGGCACCGTGACCTTGCCGGTGCGCCCGTTGGCGCTGGCCTCGGTCTGCTC harbors:
- the ssb gene encoding single-stranded DNA-binding protein; this translates as MARGVNKCIFIGNLGADPETRYTPSGTAITNIRIAVSETWKDRNSGEQQERTEWVRVAAFNRLAEIMGEYLQKGSQVYIEGRMQTKKYQDQQGNDRYSTEIVCNDMQMLGSRGGGGQQGGQSSGRNAGGGSSQGGGQPPTDDFDDDIPF